A window from Mesorhizobium sp. WSM2240 encodes these proteins:
- a CDS encoding GNAT family N-acetyltransferase, with the protein MAAARGSEPDIEVAILGRIGTLQVRLARNEAEIAAAQEVRYRVFYDELGAKSGSIPSERRDADRFDAACDHLLVFDTALAGPEHRRIVGTYRLLRQEKALAAGGFYSDGEFEFGKLVARHPGQRFLELGRSCVLPEYRSKRTIELLWQGIWAYIRHYRIGVMAGCASFPGTVPAAHAEALSYLAHHCRTSAEFDVRAVPERYRNMDLMPAEAINVRSAAMALPPLIKGYLRIGAKVGDGCVVDHEFDTVDVFVVMPVREIGQRYISYYSGETHRFAA; encoded by the coding sequence ATGGCCGCTGCGCGCGGCTCGGAGCCAGACATCGAGGTCGCCATTCTCGGCCGGATCGGCACGCTTCAAGTTCGGCTTGCGCGCAACGAGGCCGAAATAGCCGCGGCGCAGGAGGTGCGCTACCGCGTCTTCTACGACGAGCTCGGCGCCAAGAGCGGCAGCATCCCGTCAGAGCGGCGCGATGCCGACCGCTTCGACGCGGCCTGCGACCATCTCCTGGTCTTCGACACCGCGCTTGCCGGCCCCGAGCACCGCCGCATCGTCGGCACCTACCGGCTTTTGCGCCAGGAAAAGGCGTTGGCGGCCGGCGGCTTCTATTCGGACGGGGAATTCGAGTTCGGGAAGCTCGTCGCGCGTCATCCCGGCCAGCGGTTCCTGGAACTCGGCCGCTCCTGCGTGCTGCCGGAATATCGCTCGAAGCGGACGATAGAACTGCTCTGGCAGGGCATCTGGGCGTATATCCGCCATTACCGGATCGGCGTCATGGCAGGGTGCGCCTCGTTTCCCGGCACGGTGCCTGCGGCCCATGCCGAGGCGCTTTCATATCTGGCGCATCACTGCCGGACGAGCGCCGAATTCGATGTGCGGGCGGTGCCCGAGCGCTACCGCAACATGGATTTGATGCCCGCCGAAGCGATCAATGTCAGGTCGGCGGCCATGGCCTTGCCGCCGCTAATCAAGGGCTATCTGCGTATCGGCGCGAAAGTCGGAGACGGCTGTGTCGTCGACCATGAGTTCGACACGGTCGACGTCTTCGTAGTCATGCCGGTCCGGGAGATCGGCCAGCGCTACATCAGCTACTATAGCGGGGAGACGCATCGTTTCGCCGCGTGA
- a CDS encoding trimeric intracellular cation channel family protein — protein MNPILLLDYAGVAVFAATGALAASRKQLDIIGFLFLASVTGIGGGTFRDLILDVPVFWVGNRGYVLVCAAVAVIVFFTAHFVESRYRLLLWLDAVGLSAYSVMGAAKGLAITGSPTVAIIMGMLTATFGGILRDLLTGEPSVLLRPEIYVTAAVTGAAVFTGADLAGFPTIASALIAFAAAFIVRGGALKFGWSFPAYRSRPGRNPEDIS, from the coding sequence ATGAATCCGATCCTGCTTCTCGACTATGCCGGCGTCGCCGTCTTCGCCGCCACCGGCGCACTCGCCGCGTCGCGCAAGCAGCTCGACATTATCGGCTTCCTTTTCCTGGCCAGCGTCACCGGCATCGGCGGCGGCACCTTCCGCGATCTCATCCTCGACGTTCCGGTATTCTGGGTCGGCAACCGCGGCTATGTGCTGGTCTGCGCGGCGGTCGCGGTCATCGTCTTCTTCACCGCGCATTTCGTGGAATCGCGCTACAGGCTGCTCCTCTGGCTCGACGCGGTCGGGCTGTCGGCCTATTCGGTCATGGGCGCGGCCAAGGGGCTGGCGATCACCGGCTCGCCGACGGTCGCGATCATCATGGGCATGCTGACGGCGACTTTCGGCGGCATATTGCGCGATCTGTTGACGGGCGAGCCTTCGGTCCTGCTGCGCCCGGAAATCTACGTCACCGCGGCGGTGACGGGCGCTGCGGTATTCACCGGCGCCGATCTCGCCGGATTTCCTACCATCGCTTCTGCTTTGATCGCGTTCGCGGCTGCCTTCATCGTACGTGGCGGCGCGCTGAAATTCGGCTGGTCGTTTCCGGCTTACCGCAGCCGGCCGGGAAGGAACCCGGAAGACATATCCTGA
- the grpE gene encoding nucleotide exchange factor GrpE produces the protein MSDQIKDERAPDENETADATPESNEDGLNGDYEALVRLLKENEELKDRALRAAADMENLRRRTARELQDARAYSAANFARDMLSVSDNLRRALDAIPAEAKASGDAGFTALIEGVEMTERAMLAALERHGVKKLQPEGEKFDPNFHQAMFEVNNPDVPANTVVQVVQPGYSIGERVLRPAMVGVAKGGPKQAANDAPPEPGPVNEQAEKDA, from the coding sequence ATGAGCGACCAGATAAAAGACGAACGCGCGCCTGACGAGAACGAGACGGCCGATGCGACGCCGGAGAGCAATGAGGATGGCCTCAATGGCGATTACGAAGCGCTCGTGCGGCTCCTGAAGGAAAACGAGGAGCTCAAGGACCGCGCTTTGCGTGCCGCGGCGGACATGGAGAATCTGCGCCGCCGGACCGCGCGCGAGTTGCAGGACGCCCGCGCCTATTCGGCCGCCAATTTTGCGCGCGACATGCTGTCAGTTTCGGACAATCTCCGCCGCGCCCTCGACGCGATTCCGGCCGAGGCGAAAGCCTCGGGCGACGCCGGCTTCACGGCTCTGATCGAAGGCGTCGAAATGACCGAACGGGCCATGCTGGCCGCGCTCGAACGCCACGGCGTCAAGAAACTGCAGCCCGAAGGCGAGAAATTCGATCCGAACTTCCATCAGGCCATGTTCGAGGTAAACAATCCCGACGTTCCGGCCAATACGGTCGTGCAGGTGGTTCAGCCCGGCTATTCGATCGGCGAGCGCGTCCTGCGCCCGGCCATGGTTGGCGTGGCCAAGGGCGGCCCTAAGCAGGCGGCAAACGATGCGCCGCCCGAGCCGGGGCCGGTCAACGAACAGGCCGAGAAGGACGCGTGA